A single region of the Grus americana isolate bGruAme1 chromosome 3, bGruAme1.mat, whole genome shotgun sequence genome encodes:
- the GJA1 gene encoding gap junction alpha-1 protein, with translation MGDWSALGKLLDKVQAYSTAGGKVWLSVLFIFRILLLGTAVESAWGDEQSAFRCNTQQPGCENVCYDKSFPISHVRFWVLQIIFVSVPTLLYLAHVFYVMRKEEKLNKREEELKVVQNDGVNVDMHLKQIEIKKFKYGIEEHGKVKMRGGLLRTYIISILFKSVFEVAFLLIQWYIYGFSLNAIYTCERDPCPHRVDCFLSRPTEKTIFILFMLVVSLVSLALNIIELFYVFFKGVKDRVKGKTDPYSHSGAMSPSKDCGSPKYAYYNGCSSPTAPLSPMSPPGYKLVTGDRNNSSCRNYNKQASEQNWANYSAEQNRMGQAGSTISNSHAQPFDFSDEHQNTKKLASGHELQPLTIVDQRPPSRASSRASSRPRPDDLEI, from the coding sequence ATGGGTGATTGGAGTGCCTTGGGAAAACTTCTTGACAAGGTTCAAGCCTATTCTACTGCAGGAGGGAAAGTGTGGCTGTCTGTCCTCTTTATTTTCCGAATCTTGCTGTTGGGAACAGCAGTCGAATCTGCCTGGGGAGATGAACAGTCTGCTTTCCGATGCAATACTCAACAGCCTGGTTGCGAGAACGTCTGCTATGACAAGTCCTTCCCCATCTCCCATGTACGCTTCTGGGTTCTGCAGATCATATTTGTGTCTGTACCTACCCTTTTGTACCTGGCGCACGTGTTCTACGTaatgaggaaagaagagaagctgaacaaaagagaagaagagCTCAAGGTGGTCCAAAATGATGGTGTGAATGTGGATATGCACCTCAAGCAAatagaaattaagaaattcaAGTATGGAATCGAAGAGCATGGCAAAGTAAAGATGCGTGGGGGACTGCTCCGTACTTACATCATCAGCATCCTGTTTAAATCTGTCTTCGAGGTAGCTTTCTTGCTGATACAGTGGTACATTTATGGGTTTAGCCTGAATGCCATCTACACCTGTGAACGAGATCCATGCCCGCACAGAGTGGACTGTTTCCTCTCCCGTCCAACTGAGAAGACCATCTTCATCCTCTTCATGCTGGTCGTGTCTTTGGTGTCTCTTGCCTTGAACATCATTGAGCTTTTCTACGTGTTCTTCAAGGGTGTGAAGGATCGTGTGAAAGGGAAAACCGACCCCTACTCCCACAGCGGTGCCATGAGCCCTTCCAAGGACTGTGGCTCCCCCAAATACGCTTATTACAATGGCTGCTCCTCTCCGACTGCCCCCTTGTCTCCCATGTCTCCCCCAGGGTACAAGCTCGTTACTGGAGACAGGAACAATTCCTCCTGTCGTAACTACAATAAGCAAGCCAGCGAGCAAAACTGGGCCAACTACAGCGCGGAGCAGAACAGAATggggcaggctggcagcacCATCTCCAACTCACACGCCCAGCCCTTCGACTTCTCCGATGAGCACCAGAACACTAAAAAACTGGCGTCGGGACACGAGCTGCAACCCCTCACCATTGTGGACCAGAGGcctcccagcagagccagcagccgAGCCAGCAGCAGACCTCGACCTGACGACCTGGAGATCTAA